In Verrucomicrobiota bacterium, a single window of DNA contains:
- a CDS encoding DUF1549 domain-containing protein, which translates to MIFSFLPSLGNRSFLAAAVMITGLSVSAQGAANRTPVRESDHWSFQPLSQVAPPVMKDKAWVRTDVDRFILAAQEVRGVTPNNEAERAVLIRRLTFDLTGLPPTPEELASFLGDSAPDAYERLVDRLLSSPHYGEQWGRHWLDVARYADSNGYRYDDDQPEAYHYRDFVIRAFNDDMPYDQFVRWQFEIAPKNGDPLCLGYNLDSFDSLMSN; encoded by the coding sequence GTGATCTTTTCCTTTCTGCCTTCTCTTGGGAATCGTAGCTTCCTGGCGGCCGCGGTGATGATTACAGGCCTGTCTGTGTCTGCACAGGGTGCGGCCAATCGTACTCCAGTTCGCGAATCGGATCATTGGTCCTTTCAGCCGCTTTCGCAGGTGGCTCCTCCTGTGATGAAAGACAAGGCCTGGGTTCGAACCGATGTGGACCGTTTTATTTTAGCCGCACAAGAGGTTCGTGGAGTTACGCCAAATAATGAGGCCGAACGGGCTGTGTTGATTCGTCGACTTACTTTCGATCTAACCGGCCTGCCGCCAACACCTGAGGAACTCGCCAGTTTCCTGGGAGACTCTGCACCTGACGCCTACGAGCGCCTTGTCGATCGACTGCTATCCAGCCCACACTATGGCGAGCAATGGGGGAGGCATTGGCTCGATGTCGCCCGGTACGCTGACAGTAACGGATATCGCTACGATGACGACCAGCCCGAGGCCTACCACTATCGCGACTTTGTCATCCGCGCGTTTAACGACGATATGCCTTACGACCAGTTTGTGCGTTGGCAGTTTGAGATTGCCCCGAAAAATGGAGACCCGTTGTGCTTAGGTTATAATTTAGATTCATTTGATTCGTTGATGTCAAAT